The following proteins are co-located in the Apium graveolens cultivar Ventura chromosome 5, ASM990537v1, whole genome shotgun sequence genome:
- the LOC141723649 gene encoding uncharacterized protein LOC141723649 isoform X1, whose translation MGHKKRTVATRSKQSPAVDSGGFVPADVSPSLNNVVTKQNPNFSSENKQQVERPSAEIKLECEKALNVLRKGNHKKALRLMKELCGRNMSGVDLGFVYRVQGTVCFKVSSIIDDVGMKEKFVRNAIESAKKATLLSPNSLEYAHFYANLLCDEAEETREYSEIYEECDRALGVENPVDPALECLNEESLKVMTSDERIAFLQNELQGLMQRANIYSISTFMKSLGHGERLHILQQPRRVLGDPMDVELAQVRRANEVKKATKTLEERRKEIEVRVAAARLLQQKSESVLEQDDSDNVLDQSSGPGQGISERNKGGNVKKNASSAELKDFVQSYWDLMSSEMKMNLLRINVSDIRVHFSLLKDAQAYEVLSEAVSFAEAQKQWNFWVCYKCNEKFSDPVSHQQHVLQEHTVKLSSEMQSVLPQNVGDEWIQKLLSCCWKPLDVLATVKMLEKQSDHVDPTFICESYESNDIDEDTDCFADSSSEYVCDSALQDKEMVDRFENEDHENISDSIWGKCNENSGCKTTFGPGSWPLSDDVERAELLQEISSVLQLLIKHKCLTGIHLRNIIHFAMSALQSLDSVSQLLYYAVDQTPLCICFLRAQELKKVLDFLQDLSNSWGVSRHAKNNNFLDDSNSTIHTETAEKVVLDELNSFLLLDENFMPCNDAAKDDATSAVSEGVANNNGVLDADALLSWIYTGSACRNQVTHWMRKKEQKANEGMKIIQNYEKQFQLLRTLCDRKIGHLTHEKALQSVEDICIEEGKRRDQATGLIYQSSMSVLRKRQKELTESENDVMSTESRYELNVISNILNEAESEHSEQMKLEDVIMGNMGSDISFVVPGKENKRTMKKFLHQKDSWIMGEIQRLKEQSCNEFKKTEEKLLQSVAEMHNLKVQLEAASAHDYRLILVPLLKSFIREHLEDLAEKYATEKSDAAREAFLAELALDSKKHIVNRNEGARHDKSKEKKKNKDSRKTKDVKTIANNEPHMRPKEIGEFNSSVSLECDEGHLYHEPAVGGSGVDSDYNEEESEHRKLEVEAEVRKLEETLEYQRMIENQAKPKNLAEGNCWQVPLSQRQGTGFCNGVGHVPVETGGVAIHKISITHSNLNDQIIKPSLSNGVEDSGSAGFNRMSGRRSKREKNSNKVVEGKYQSLPFGQLESNDRLHDDAYLVNGTKTLRQLRAEEEDEERFQADLKRAVCQSLGMEDVGLTPNEVSVEYVNGVDVYGTGLKNEAGEYNCFLNVIIQSLWHIRRFRKDFLRRSALGHVHIGDPCVICALYDIFNALNTASSNSRREAVAPTSLRTALSNLYPESNFFQEAQMNDASEVLAVIFDCIHRSLTSGFGVSDTKSVKSNGMGSWDCANNACVAHSLFGMNILERLNCYNCGLESREMKYTSFFHNINASSLRTMKVTCPESCFGQLLSLVQKDDQFMCDPEVQGCGQSNYKSHTLSTKPRVFTTVLGWQNTRESVDDIRATLAALAMDIDISVLYDSVDPKSRHRLISVVCYYGQHYHCFAYGHDHKSWIMYDDKTVKLIGGWEDVITVCEKGHLQPQVLFFEAVN comes from the exons ATGGGACATAAGAAACGTACTGTAGCTACTCGTAGTAAACAGTCTCCGGCTGTTGATTCCGGGGGTTTTGTTCCTGCTGACGTCAGCCCTAGCTTAAATAATGTTGTTACTaaacaaaaccctaattttagtTCTGAAAATAAGCAACAAGTAGAGAGGCCTTCTGCTGAGATTAAGTTAGAATGTGAGAAGGCTTTGAATGTGCTTCGAAAAGGGAACCATAAAAAAGCCCTAAGGTTAATGAAAGAGTTGTGTGGTAGGAATATGAGTGGTGTTGACTTAGGGTTTGTGTATCGTGTTCAAGGGACTGTTTGTTTTAAGGTTTCGTCGATTATTGATGATGTTGGTATGAAGGAGAAGTTTGTTAGGAATGCGATTGAGAGTGCTAAGAAGGCTACATTGTTGTCCCCTAATTCGCTTGAGTATGCACATTTTTACGCCAATTTGTTGTGTGACGAGGCGGAGGAGACGAGGGAGTATAGTGAGATTTATGAGGAGTGTGACCGTGCATTGGGGGTTGAGAATCCGGTGGATCCTGCTTTAGAGTGTTTAAATGAGGAGAGTTTGAAGGTGATGACGAGTGATGAGAGGATTGCGTTTCTGCAGAATGAGTTACAGGGGTTGATGCAGAGAGCAAATATATATTCGATCTCAACGTTTATGAAAAGTTTAGGACATGGTGAGAGGCTTCATATTCTTCAGCAGCCGAGGAGAGTTCTGGGTGATCCGATGGATGTGGAATTGGCTCAAGTGAGGAGAGCTAATGAGGTTAAGAAGGCTACTAAGACACTTGAGGAGCGGAGAAAAGAGATTGAAGTTCGTGTTGCTGCTGCGAGGCTTTTGCAGCAAAAGTCGGAGTCAGTGCTTGAACAAGATGATAGTGACAATGTTTTAGATCAGTCTTCAGGCCCAGGTCAGGGAATTAGTGAGCGGAATAAGGGTGGCAATGTCAAGAAAAATGCTTCTTCTGCCGAGTTGAAGGACTTTGTGCAATCTTATTGGGATTTAATGTCTTCAGAGATGAAAATGAACTTACTCAGGATAAATGTGTCTGATATTAGGGTGCATTTTAGTTTATTAAAGGATGCACAGGCTTATGAAGTCCTTTCAGAAGCTGTATCATTTGCTGAAGCCCAAAAACAGTGGAATTTTTGGGTGTGTTACAAGTGCAATGAAAAATTTAGCGACCCTGTGTCACATCAACAACATGTTCTGCAGGAGCACACAGTAAAGCTGTCATCTGAGATGCAGTCAGTTTTACCACAAAATGTAGGTGATGAGTGGATTCAAAAGCTTCTTAGTTGTTGTTGGAAACCATTGGATGTCCTTGCCACAGTTAAGATGCTCGAGAAACAGTCAGATCATGTAGATCCCACTTTCATTTGTGAATCTTATGAGAGTAATGATATAGATGAAGATACGGATTGTTTTGCTGACAGTAGCTCAGAATATGTGTGCGATTCAGCCCTTCAAGACAAGGAAATGGTTGATAGATTCGAGAATGAAGATCATGAGAATATTTCGGACAGTATATGGGGGAAATGTAATGAAAACTCAGGTTGCAAGACAACTTTTGGCCCTGGTAGCTGGCCATTATCTGATGATGTTGAGCGTGCGGAGCTTCTTCAGGAAATCAGTTCTGTATTGCAACTACTTATAAAGCATAAGTGTCTTACTGGAATTCATCTCAGGAATATAATACATTTTGCCATGAGTGCATTGCAGAGTCTTGACTCTGTTTCTCAGCTTCTTTATTATGCTGTGGACCAGACACCACTATGCATCTGCTTTTTGAGAGCTCAGGAGCTGAAGAAAGTGTTAGATTTCTTGCAAGATCTATCTAATTCTTGGGGAGTAAGTCGGCAtgctaaaaataataatttcctGGATGATTCAAATAGTACCATTCATACTGAAACCGCAGAAAAGGTAGTTCTTGATGAACTGAACTCATTTCTGTTATTGGACGAGAATTTCATGCCTTGCAATGATGCTGCTAAAGATGATGCAACTTCAGCTGTTTCAGAAGGTGTTGCTAACAATAATGGAGTTCTTGATGCTGATGCCTTGTTGTCATGGATATATACAGGTTCTGCTTGTAGGAATCAAGTGACTCACTGGATGCGTAAAAAAGAACAGAAAGCAAATGAAGGGATGAAAATCATTCAAAATTATGAAAAACAATTCCAACTGTTGCGCACTCTATGTGATAGGAAAATTGGGCATTTGACTCATGAAAAAGCATTGCAATCTGTAGAGGATATATGTATTGAAGAAGGTAAGAGAAGGGATCAGGCAACTGGTTTGATTTATCAAAGTTCCATGTCTGTGCTAAGGAAGCGGCAAAAAGAGCTCACTGAAAGTGAAAATGATGTTATGTCCACCGAAAGCAGGTATGAGTTGAATGTAATATCTAATATTCTTAATGAGGCAGAATCTGAGCATTCCGAGCAGATGAAATTGGAAGATGTGATAATGGGTAATATGGGTAGTGATATATCTTTTGTGGTACCTGGTAAAGAGAACAAGCGGACGATGAAGAAGTTTTTGCATCAAAAAGACTCCTGGATCATGGGTGAGATTCAGAGGCTGAAAGAACAGTCATGTAACGAG TTTAAAAAAACTGAAGAGAAGCTTTTGCAAAGTGTTGCTGAGATGCATAATCTAAAAGTCCAGCTTGAGGCTGCATCTGCTCACGATTATCGATTGATATTAGTACCTCTCCTGAAATCATTCATCCGG GAACACTTGGAGGATCTAGCAGAAAAGTATGCTACGGAGAAATCTGATGCTGCTAGAGAAGCATTTTTGGCAGAACTTGCTCTTGATTCTAAAAAGCACATTGTCAACAGAAATGAAGGTGCGAGACATGACAAGtctaaggagaagaagaagaataaaGACTCAAGAAAAACAAAGGATGTCAAG ACCATTGCTAATAATGAGCCGCATATGCGTCCTAAGGAGATCGGCGAATTCAA CAGCTCTGTGTCATTGGAATGCGATGAAGGCCATCTTTACCATGAACCTGCTGTTGGTGGAAGTGGTGTTGACTCGGATTATAATGAAGAAGAATCTGAACACAGGAAACTTGAAGTTGAAGCAGAGGTAAGAAAGCTCGAAGAAACTTTAGAGTATCAAAGGATGATAGAAAATCAGGCTAAACCGAAAAACCTTGCTGAGGGTAACTGTTGGCAG GTTCCCTTGAGTCAGAGGCAGGGCACTGGATTTTGTAACGGTGTAGGGCATGTGCCCGTAGAGACTGGTGGTGTAGCTATCCACAAGATTTCTATCACCCACAGCAATCTTAATGATCAGATAATTAAACCAA GCTTATCTAATGGAGTTGAAGACAGTGGTTCTGCGGGCTTTAATCGAATGTCAGGAAGGAGAAGTAAACGCGAGAAAAATTCAAACAAAGTTGTTGAGGGGAAGTATCAGTCTTTGCCGTTTGGACAACTTGAATCAAATGACAGACTGCACG ATGATGCTTATTTGGTGAATGGAACAAAGACACTGAGACAATTGCGTGCAGAGGAGGAGGATGAAGAGAGGTTTCAGGCTGACCTTAAAAGAGCTGTGTGTCAAAGCCTTG GAATGGAGGATGTGGGCCTTACACCTAATGAGGTTTCTGTTGAATATGTAAATGGAGTAGATGTGTATGGCACAGGGTTGAAGAACGAGGCTGGTGAATATAATTGTTTTCTTAATGTTATTATACAG TCTCTATGGCACATAAGACGCTTCCGAAAAGACTTCTTGAGAAGATCGGCGTTAGGGCATGTTCATATTGGTGATCCTTGTGTTATATGTGCTTTATATGACATTTTTAATGCTCTGAACACAGCATCTTCAAACTCAAGGAGAGAAGCTGTTGCTCCTACTTCTCTAAGGACTGCTCTTAGCAACCTGTATCCTGAAAGTAATTTCTTCCAGGAG GCTCAGATGAATGATGCTTCAGAAGTACTAGCAGTCATATTTGATTGCATTCATCGTTCATTGACTTCTGGGTTTGGTGTTTCTGATACTAAATCAGTTAAAAGCAATGGCATGGGCTCTTGGGATTGTGCAAATAATGCTTGTGTGGCACACTCTCTTTTTGGTATGAATATTCTCGAAAGATTAAATTGCTATAATTGTGGACTGGAGTCAAGAGAGATGAAGTACACGTCTTTCTTCCATAATATTAATGCCAGTTCCCTCCGCACAATGAAG GTTACGTGTCCAGAGAGCTGCTTTGGTCAGCTTCTAAGCCTTGTTCAGAAGGATGATCAATTCATGTGCGACCCGGAGGTTCAAGGATGTGGACAATCTAACTACAAAAGTCATACTCTCTCAACTAAGCCTCGTGTTTTTACAACAG TTCTGGGGTGGCAGAATACACGTGAGAGTGTTGATGACATAAGAGCTACACTGGCAGCTTTAGCTATGGATATTGATATTAGTGTTCTTTATGATAGCGTTGATCCAAAGAGCAGGCACAGATTGATTTCAGTG GTTTGTTATTATGGGCAACATTATCATTGTTTTGCTTATGGTCATGATCACAAAAGCTGGATTATGTATGATGATAAAACAGTCAAG TTGATTGGTGGTTGGGAGGATGTTATTACTGTATGTGAAAAAGGACATTTGCAACCTCAGGTTCTTTTCTTCGAAGCTGTAAACTAG
- the LOC141723649 gene encoding uncharacterized protein LOC141723649 isoform X2: MGHKKRTVATRSKQSPAVDSGGFVPADVSPSLNNVVTKQNPNFSSENKQQVERPSAEIKLECEKALNVLRKGNHKKALRLMKELCGRNMSGVDLGFVYRVQGTVCFKVSSIIDDVGMKEKFVRNAIESAKKATLLSPNSLEYAHFYANLLCDEAEETREYSEIYEECDRALGVENPVDPALECLNEESLKVMTSDERIAFLQNELQGLMQRANIYSISTFMKSLGHGERLHILQQPRRVLGDPMDVELAQVRRANEVKKATKTLEERRKEIEVRVAAARLLQQKSESVLEQDDSDNVLDQSSGPGQGISERNKGGNVKKNASSAELKDFVQSYWDLMSSEMKMNLLRINVSDIRVHFSLLKDAQAYEVLSEAVSFAEAQKQWNFWVCYKCNEKFSDPVSHQQHVLQEHTVKLSSEMQSVLPQNVGDEWIQKLLSCCWKPLDVLATVKMLEKQSDHVDPTFICESYESNDIDEDTDCFADSSSEYVCDSALQDKEMVDRFENEDHENISDSIWGKCNENSGCKTTFGPGSWPLSDDVERAELLQEISSVLQLLIKHKCLTGIHLRNIIHFAMSALQSLDSVSQLLYYAVDQTPLCICFLRAQELKKVLDFLQDLSNSWGVSRHAKNNNFLDDSNSTIHTETAEKVVLDELNSFLLLDENFMPCNDAAKDDATSAVSEGVANNNGVLDADALLSWIYTGSACRNQVTHWMRKKEQKANEGMKIIQNYEKQFQLLRTLCDRKIGHLTHEKALQSVEDICIEEGKRRDQATGLIYQSSMSVLRKRQKELTESENDVMSTESRYELNVISNILNEAESEHSEQMKLEDVIMGNMGSDISFVVPGKENKRTMKKFLHQKDSWIMGEIQRLKEQSCNEFKKTEEKLLQSVAEMHNLKVQLEAASAHDYRLILVPLLKSFIREHLEDLAEKYATEKSDAAREAFLAELALDSKKHIVNRNEGARHDKSKEKKKNKDSRKTKDVKTIANNEPHMRPKEIGEFNSVSLECDEGHLYHEPAVGGSGVDSDYNEEESEHRKLEVEAEVRKLEETLEYQRMIENQAKPKNLAEGNCWQVPLSQRQGTGFCNGVGHVPVETGGVAIHKISITHSNLNDQIIKPSLSNGVEDSGSAGFNRMSGRRSKREKNSNKVVEGKYQSLPFGQLESNDRLHDDAYLVNGTKTLRQLRAEEEDEERFQADLKRAVCQSLGMEDVGLTPNEVSVEYVNGVDVYGTGLKNEAGEYNCFLNVIIQSLWHIRRFRKDFLRRSALGHVHIGDPCVICALYDIFNALNTASSNSRREAVAPTSLRTALSNLYPESNFFQEAQMNDASEVLAVIFDCIHRSLTSGFGVSDTKSVKSNGMGSWDCANNACVAHSLFGMNILERLNCYNCGLESREMKYTSFFHNINASSLRTMKVTCPESCFGQLLSLVQKDDQFMCDPEVQGCGQSNYKSHTLSTKPRVFTTVLGWQNTRESVDDIRATLAALAMDIDISVLYDSVDPKSRHRLISVVCYYGQHYHCFAYGHDHKSWIMYDDKTVKLIGGWEDVITVCEKGHLQPQVLFFEAVN, encoded by the exons ATGGGACATAAGAAACGTACTGTAGCTACTCGTAGTAAACAGTCTCCGGCTGTTGATTCCGGGGGTTTTGTTCCTGCTGACGTCAGCCCTAGCTTAAATAATGTTGTTACTaaacaaaaccctaattttagtTCTGAAAATAAGCAACAAGTAGAGAGGCCTTCTGCTGAGATTAAGTTAGAATGTGAGAAGGCTTTGAATGTGCTTCGAAAAGGGAACCATAAAAAAGCCCTAAGGTTAATGAAAGAGTTGTGTGGTAGGAATATGAGTGGTGTTGACTTAGGGTTTGTGTATCGTGTTCAAGGGACTGTTTGTTTTAAGGTTTCGTCGATTATTGATGATGTTGGTATGAAGGAGAAGTTTGTTAGGAATGCGATTGAGAGTGCTAAGAAGGCTACATTGTTGTCCCCTAATTCGCTTGAGTATGCACATTTTTACGCCAATTTGTTGTGTGACGAGGCGGAGGAGACGAGGGAGTATAGTGAGATTTATGAGGAGTGTGACCGTGCATTGGGGGTTGAGAATCCGGTGGATCCTGCTTTAGAGTGTTTAAATGAGGAGAGTTTGAAGGTGATGACGAGTGATGAGAGGATTGCGTTTCTGCAGAATGAGTTACAGGGGTTGATGCAGAGAGCAAATATATATTCGATCTCAACGTTTATGAAAAGTTTAGGACATGGTGAGAGGCTTCATATTCTTCAGCAGCCGAGGAGAGTTCTGGGTGATCCGATGGATGTGGAATTGGCTCAAGTGAGGAGAGCTAATGAGGTTAAGAAGGCTACTAAGACACTTGAGGAGCGGAGAAAAGAGATTGAAGTTCGTGTTGCTGCTGCGAGGCTTTTGCAGCAAAAGTCGGAGTCAGTGCTTGAACAAGATGATAGTGACAATGTTTTAGATCAGTCTTCAGGCCCAGGTCAGGGAATTAGTGAGCGGAATAAGGGTGGCAATGTCAAGAAAAATGCTTCTTCTGCCGAGTTGAAGGACTTTGTGCAATCTTATTGGGATTTAATGTCTTCAGAGATGAAAATGAACTTACTCAGGATAAATGTGTCTGATATTAGGGTGCATTTTAGTTTATTAAAGGATGCACAGGCTTATGAAGTCCTTTCAGAAGCTGTATCATTTGCTGAAGCCCAAAAACAGTGGAATTTTTGGGTGTGTTACAAGTGCAATGAAAAATTTAGCGACCCTGTGTCACATCAACAACATGTTCTGCAGGAGCACACAGTAAAGCTGTCATCTGAGATGCAGTCAGTTTTACCACAAAATGTAGGTGATGAGTGGATTCAAAAGCTTCTTAGTTGTTGTTGGAAACCATTGGATGTCCTTGCCACAGTTAAGATGCTCGAGAAACAGTCAGATCATGTAGATCCCACTTTCATTTGTGAATCTTATGAGAGTAATGATATAGATGAAGATACGGATTGTTTTGCTGACAGTAGCTCAGAATATGTGTGCGATTCAGCCCTTCAAGACAAGGAAATGGTTGATAGATTCGAGAATGAAGATCATGAGAATATTTCGGACAGTATATGGGGGAAATGTAATGAAAACTCAGGTTGCAAGACAACTTTTGGCCCTGGTAGCTGGCCATTATCTGATGATGTTGAGCGTGCGGAGCTTCTTCAGGAAATCAGTTCTGTATTGCAACTACTTATAAAGCATAAGTGTCTTACTGGAATTCATCTCAGGAATATAATACATTTTGCCATGAGTGCATTGCAGAGTCTTGACTCTGTTTCTCAGCTTCTTTATTATGCTGTGGACCAGACACCACTATGCATCTGCTTTTTGAGAGCTCAGGAGCTGAAGAAAGTGTTAGATTTCTTGCAAGATCTATCTAATTCTTGGGGAGTAAGTCGGCAtgctaaaaataataatttcctGGATGATTCAAATAGTACCATTCATACTGAAACCGCAGAAAAGGTAGTTCTTGATGAACTGAACTCATTTCTGTTATTGGACGAGAATTTCATGCCTTGCAATGATGCTGCTAAAGATGATGCAACTTCAGCTGTTTCAGAAGGTGTTGCTAACAATAATGGAGTTCTTGATGCTGATGCCTTGTTGTCATGGATATATACAGGTTCTGCTTGTAGGAATCAAGTGACTCACTGGATGCGTAAAAAAGAACAGAAAGCAAATGAAGGGATGAAAATCATTCAAAATTATGAAAAACAATTCCAACTGTTGCGCACTCTATGTGATAGGAAAATTGGGCATTTGACTCATGAAAAAGCATTGCAATCTGTAGAGGATATATGTATTGAAGAAGGTAAGAGAAGGGATCAGGCAACTGGTTTGATTTATCAAAGTTCCATGTCTGTGCTAAGGAAGCGGCAAAAAGAGCTCACTGAAAGTGAAAATGATGTTATGTCCACCGAAAGCAGGTATGAGTTGAATGTAATATCTAATATTCTTAATGAGGCAGAATCTGAGCATTCCGAGCAGATGAAATTGGAAGATGTGATAATGGGTAATATGGGTAGTGATATATCTTTTGTGGTACCTGGTAAAGAGAACAAGCGGACGATGAAGAAGTTTTTGCATCAAAAAGACTCCTGGATCATGGGTGAGATTCAGAGGCTGAAAGAACAGTCATGTAACGAG TTTAAAAAAACTGAAGAGAAGCTTTTGCAAAGTGTTGCTGAGATGCATAATCTAAAAGTCCAGCTTGAGGCTGCATCTGCTCACGATTATCGATTGATATTAGTACCTCTCCTGAAATCATTCATCCGG GAACACTTGGAGGATCTAGCAGAAAAGTATGCTACGGAGAAATCTGATGCTGCTAGAGAAGCATTTTTGGCAGAACTTGCTCTTGATTCTAAAAAGCACATTGTCAACAGAAATGAAGGTGCGAGACATGACAAGtctaaggagaagaagaagaataaaGACTCAAGAAAAACAAAGGATGTCAAG ACCATTGCTAATAATGAGCCGCATATGCGTCCTAAGGAGATCGGCGAATTCAA CTCTGTGTCATTGGAATGCGATGAAGGCCATCTTTACCATGAACCTGCTGTTGGTGGAAGTGGTGTTGACTCGGATTATAATGAAGAAGAATCTGAACACAGGAAACTTGAAGTTGAAGCAGAGGTAAGAAAGCTCGAAGAAACTTTAGAGTATCAAAGGATGATAGAAAATCAGGCTAAACCGAAAAACCTTGCTGAGGGTAACTGTTGGCAG GTTCCCTTGAGTCAGAGGCAGGGCACTGGATTTTGTAACGGTGTAGGGCATGTGCCCGTAGAGACTGGTGGTGTAGCTATCCACAAGATTTCTATCACCCACAGCAATCTTAATGATCAGATAATTAAACCAA GCTTATCTAATGGAGTTGAAGACAGTGGTTCTGCGGGCTTTAATCGAATGTCAGGAAGGAGAAGTAAACGCGAGAAAAATTCAAACAAAGTTGTTGAGGGGAAGTATCAGTCTTTGCCGTTTGGACAACTTGAATCAAATGACAGACTGCACG ATGATGCTTATTTGGTGAATGGAACAAAGACACTGAGACAATTGCGTGCAGAGGAGGAGGATGAAGAGAGGTTTCAGGCTGACCTTAAAAGAGCTGTGTGTCAAAGCCTTG GAATGGAGGATGTGGGCCTTACACCTAATGAGGTTTCTGTTGAATATGTAAATGGAGTAGATGTGTATGGCACAGGGTTGAAGAACGAGGCTGGTGAATATAATTGTTTTCTTAATGTTATTATACAG TCTCTATGGCACATAAGACGCTTCCGAAAAGACTTCTTGAGAAGATCGGCGTTAGGGCATGTTCATATTGGTGATCCTTGTGTTATATGTGCTTTATATGACATTTTTAATGCTCTGAACACAGCATCTTCAAACTCAAGGAGAGAAGCTGTTGCTCCTACTTCTCTAAGGACTGCTCTTAGCAACCTGTATCCTGAAAGTAATTTCTTCCAGGAG GCTCAGATGAATGATGCTTCAGAAGTACTAGCAGTCATATTTGATTGCATTCATCGTTCATTGACTTCTGGGTTTGGTGTTTCTGATACTAAATCAGTTAAAAGCAATGGCATGGGCTCTTGGGATTGTGCAAATAATGCTTGTGTGGCACACTCTCTTTTTGGTATGAATATTCTCGAAAGATTAAATTGCTATAATTGTGGACTGGAGTCAAGAGAGATGAAGTACACGTCTTTCTTCCATAATATTAATGCCAGTTCCCTCCGCACAATGAAG GTTACGTGTCCAGAGAGCTGCTTTGGTCAGCTTCTAAGCCTTGTTCAGAAGGATGATCAATTCATGTGCGACCCGGAGGTTCAAGGATGTGGACAATCTAACTACAAAAGTCATACTCTCTCAACTAAGCCTCGTGTTTTTACAACAG TTCTGGGGTGGCAGAATACACGTGAGAGTGTTGATGACATAAGAGCTACACTGGCAGCTTTAGCTATGGATATTGATATTAGTGTTCTTTATGATAGCGTTGATCCAAAGAGCAGGCACAGATTGATTTCAGTG GTTTGTTATTATGGGCAACATTATCATTGTTTTGCTTATGGTCATGATCACAAAAGCTGGATTATGTATGATGATAAAACAGTCAAG TTGATTGGTGGTTGGGAGGATGTTATTACTGTATGTGAAAAAGGACATTTGCAACCTCAGGTTCTTTTCTTCGAAGCTGTAAACTAG